CAAGGCACGGTCCGGGTGCTCGTTGTTGTGAACGATGGCGGCGACTGCCTGAATCATGGCCACTGGCGAATCGGATTGGAAGATGTTGCGCCCCATATCAACACCGGCGGCTCCTTGGCTTACCGCGCGATAGGCCATGGTCAGCGCATCGATTTCCGGAAGTTTCTTACCGCCAGCGATAACGATCGGCACCGGGCAGGCCGAGGTTACTTTCTCGAAGCCGTCCTCAACGAAGTAGCTTTTGATGTAATGCGCACCCAACTCCGCGGCGATGCGCGTGGCCAGCGAGAAGTACCGGGAATCGCGCACCATTTCGGCGCCGACCCCCGTGACAGCCATAGTGGGGATGCCGTAACGGTTGCCATTGTCAATGAGTTGGACCAGGTTCTTGATCGACTGGTGTTCGTGGGTGGCGCCAATATATATCTGTGTGGTAATGGCGGCGACGTTCAAGCGGATGGCGTCGTCGATGTCGACGGCAAGGGTCTCGTTGGAGAGTTCGGTCAAGATGCTCTGGCCACCGGAGCAACGGAGCACGACCGGTTTGGGTGCTGCTGCTGGTATGACGGAGCGCAGTACGCCGCGCGTGCACATCAGCACATCGGCATAGGGGATTAGCGGCACGATGGAGAGATCGATGCGCTCGAGTCCGGTCGCTGGTCCCTGGAAGTAACCGTGGTCGAAGGCGAGCATAACTGTGCGCCCACTCTCGGAATTGAAAATGCGAGCCAAGCGGTTTTGCATGCCCCAATCGAGTGAGCCCGCACCCTTAACGTGGAACGGCTGGTGCTCCTGCGCAATACCAATTCCGAAATCTTTGCCTTCGGTGATATCGTCCTTGTCTGCCATGTCCTAGGCTCCCTTGCACAATGACCGATTGATCATGATAGCCTTAGCATACTTTTGACGGACGCTAACCTCGATGCCCTTTCATCGCCGAGCCGATTGGCAGAGCGTCATCGAACCGCTCAGGAGAATGCTCAATGTACGCCGTTATCTGTTTTGATCGCCCCGGGTCGGCCTTCCCGTCTCGCATCCGTGATCAATGGCAGGCGTTCGTATGTGTGGCGGCACATGTACCTGTAATATCTTGACGCGAATGATATTGAATCGTTAACGTTCTAGAAAGACCTATAAAAGATGTCCGTTTATAAACCAAAGAGGAGTGGAAAGTCGTGAACAAGGCAATTGGTGTTTTTATAGCGAGCCTATTCTCGCTATCTATTGGGACTGCGGCACTCGCGGAATCGGGAACCGTTAATTGGCATTCTGGGCTTCAAGAGACTCTGGTGGTTGTGACCGTAGCTGAAGGTCATATGCAGGGTACTGGAAAAGCAACAGGCATAACCTATAACGATGCTGGATCTGGCTCGCTTCATGAAGGCGCCGCTAACTGTTTTTACTCTTTTCACTTGACCGATGGTGTTGGAGAGGGACAGGGCTACTGCACTTGGAGCGATGCAGACGGCGACCGGATCTTCACAAAATTTGACGGAATGCTTGGCGTGCCTGAAGGCAACAATGGTACTAACTACATCACAGGGGGTACTGGCAAGTACGTGGGTATCACAGGCAAGGGTCCCTGGGCATGCGGTTACGCTGGAACTAATGGTGAGTTGTATTGCAACCAACGCCTGGACTACGAACTACCATAGGCAGCTTAGCCTAGAATTTAATATACCCAACAAGGGCTATAAAAGGTAGGCGGCAGGCAATTTACTCCGTCTCATAAAAGGCATAACTGCGCAGATGAATGGACCCCTGGCTGCAAAAGCCAGGGGTCTATAC
The sequence above is drawn from the Alphaproteobacteria bacterium genome and encodes:
- the lsrF gene encoding 3-hydroxy-5-phosphonooxypentane-2,4-dione thiolase yields the protein MADKDDITEGKDFGIGIAQEHQPFHVKGAGSLDWGMQNRLARIFNSESGRTVMLAFDHGYFQGPATGLERIDLSIVPLIPYADVLMCTRGVLRSVIPAAAPKPVVLRCSGGQSILTELSNETLAVDIDDAIRLNVAAITTQIYIGATHEHQSIKNLVQLIDNGNRYGIPTMAVTGVGAEMVRDSRYFSLATRIAAELGAHYIKSYFVEDGFEKVTSACPVPIVIAGGKKLPEIDALTMAYRAVSQGAAGVDMGRNIFQSDSPVAMIQAVAAIVHNNEHPDRALDLYETIKAEENRKT